The genomic region CAAACGTGCACACGTATATGTATTCCCAAACGTACACACGTGTATGTAATCCCAAACGTACACACGTGTATGTAATCCCAAACGTACACACGTGTATGTAATCCCAAACGTACACACGTATATGTATTCCCAAACGTACACACACACCCGTGTACCCTCACATGCATTTTTgcaaaaaggtaaaaaaggGTACCCCTTAATTTTTTACCCATCTAGATTTCAAGTTTTTCCTCTCTTCTTCTTTACCTTTTACGCAAATGCACATACAAGGTGAAGTCCGTGTTAATACGAAAGaaaattttggaaaaaaaattaaaatacacAGTGTCTTCTgaatcaaaataaatatcataATGCTCGCACTCGATGTTGACAAAACACTGCTTTTTTAAATCGCTTGCTGTAAGAGTGGTGGGGTATTAGTGATCCAGTTGTGTTTaataagaatttattttatttttaacttatttttgcatcttcttttatttgCCCCTTTGTGGACCAATTTAttgacaatttttttttattgtttgtatttttttttagttttgtTTTAGTCTTTCCGCTTACTGTTTAACAGGTTATACCCTCTTGTCAATTTCTTCTTTGAACTACACCCTTGCTCGCAGTAGTTAAACTCCTTATGACAGAAGTATCGCCAGGAGCAGGAATCGATCTCCTTTATTTCGTATGCTTGATCCTCCTCATATGAAtctacataaattatttggTAGCATAAGGAAGCTACAAATAGATAACTAATTAtgcttaaataaaaaaatagtacatTGCTGCTcatgtttttattaacaagGTGAAATTCCTAGTTGGAGAAGCATAATTTTTAGTTGTAAACAAAGTAGGTAAACTGTTCAGCATAAAAAGAGTTGGGAGAAGAGAGATAGAAAAACATGAATAGggatgtacatacatacatatatatatatatatatataagtacaatTGTGCAAACGTATATGCTACACACACGTTATAACACAATAACGTTCTACATATAAAACGATCAGGAAACTTCTAATGCGTGATAAGGGGAAAATTTCGTTTTCTGCTTGGCTGAAATTTAGACCTAACAATCATTTTGTGTAATTgcacttttatattttaaaaatgtggCATGATGTGAAGCGATACGAAGTGATATGAAGTGATATGAAGTGATATAAAGTGATATGAAGTGATATAAAGTGATATGAAGTGATATAAagtaatgtaatataataaaagaaaaaaaaaaaaaaaaaaatatatatatatttaactttgTGCAGGTTTCTATGAGTCTATATTtccttccatttttttcGACGGCATTATTTTATTCGTTATGCTTAAGATAGTTATGTCCTtatttttgccttttttttttcgcgaagttatatgttcatatattacGTATGAtgcatttgtatatatacctaATTACGTACTTAAATATACTCAAAAAGGCACCTAAATAGGCGCTTAAACATGCATTTAAATACTTTAGTACATgcatgaatatttataaaatatatactgtaTACCTACACAATGCAAGggcaaaaatattattacttaacCTTTTAACGGTTTAACTTTTATGAACTCTTCTCTACCCTTCTTAATGCTCGTGAGTACTAAAGAAGGGAAGTTAttctaaaataaattaacctCTTCATTGTgggcttctttttttataattagaaaaaagagATGATGTACTAGTTCGCCATTTCTTGGTGCATTCATTATATAcgattatatattatatatgattacatattatttatgcatatatattatttacgcatatatattatttatgcttatatattatttatgcttatatattatttatgcttatatattatttatgcttatatattatttatgcttatatattatttaagcttatatattatttaagcttatatattatttaagcttatatattaaacatcCTTATATGTTCTTATACTATTCTGCGTTATGGTAGCTTAAttgaaatggaaaaaaaaaaaaaaaaaaggcccTCTAAATGTCCATGCTTGAACTAACTCCATGCATAAATTATGTACGgctttccattttattttaaaattttgaaaatttcataatatcagaattttatataatcataattttaatattcgtaatatcataatttcttagtttaacaattttatgaTCTTTTATCcttcctccttttttttacctttgtTCTGTGCATCTTTCtccctttttaaaatataatcatttaaaaaaatatatatgtatgaaaaaaatattttttcgaCAGTTAAACTTTTAACCTTTAAAGGATTTGAATGATAACAATACAGAACAACTGAATATACGGTGTACTTGTGTGGGAAGTAGTATATActtgtatatgtacgtacattCTTACACGTACATGCATTCCTACGTACGTACGTATGCATAAGAACAATTTAGTagatttttttcttttatgtctcaaatatttttattgtccCATAGCATATGAACTTAtaaca from Plasmodium malariae genome assembly, chromosome: 11 harbors:
- the PmUG01_11041600 gene encoding conserved Plasmodium protein, unknown function; the encoded protein is MSSNVLFFYLSIISYLFVASLCYQIIYVDSYEEDQAYEIKEIDSCSWRYFCHKEFNYCEQGCSSKKKLTRGYNLLNTSDLKKQCFVNIECEHYDIYFDSEDTVYFNFFSKIFFRINTDFTLYVHLRKRTANSRKKELSNSNEETSHWDKKNKMVVLIEKIIQYRHFISKNFKKSLIKLLIFLILIHMIFCYLYVYTYLHQKKYDESM